Proteins encoded by one window of Halobaculum halobium:
- a CDS encoding plastocyanin/azurin family copper-binding protein, with the protein MYVTPGTTVTFDWVSDGHNVLFDQNPGDVSGHEPLEDEGFSFEVTFETTGTYEYYCDPHRSLGMVGTVEVVEQLPTPTPQPAGPPEVPDSAKSLGIASFIAMVSTLGLAFFFTKYGGDYEPPEQ; encoded by the coding sequence CTGTACGTGACGCCCGGGACGACCGTCACGTTCGACTGGGTCTCCGACGGTCACAACGTCCTGTTCGACCAGAATCCCGGGGACGTCTCCGGCCACGAACCCCTTGAGGACGAGGGGTTCTCATTCGAGGTGACGTTCGAGACGACCGGAACATACGAGTACTACTGTGACCCGCACCGGTCGCTCGGGATGGTCGGGACCGTCGAAGTCGTCGAACAGCTCCCGACGCCGACGCCGCAACCCGCTGGCCCGCCGGAGGTCCCCGACTCCGCGAAGAGCCTCGGCATCGCCTCCTTCATCGCGATGGTGTCGACGCTCGGCCTCGCGTTCTTCTTCACGAAGTACGGCGGCGACTACGAACCCCCGGAACAGTAA